In Microcaecilia unicolor chromosome 1, aMicUni1.1, whole genome shotgun sequence, the following are encoded in one genomic region:
- the LOC115464338 gene encoding gastrula zinc finger protein XlCGF52.1-like, producing the protein MQHEKNNKEPRTCTSTEYGKSLRMDLCPACDKIFNQEENLTRNAQFHRERPVSGVACKKSFSHRKARTEYKKTHTGIESVTSTKSKNTVCRKINLSKYQKLQKDEKLYTSSDCCKNFSWNGIHSGVKPFSSIDSVKSVTEKDGIILHQRRSTGVKRFKCSECGKSFSEKGNFNMHRIIHTGVKPFSCIECGKSFNQKSNLTKHQRIHSGVKLFTCTECGKSFYQKAHLKVHQRIHTGVKPYTCKDCGKSFSEKGNLTMHQRIHTGVKLFTCTECGKSFNQKAHLKMHQRIHTGLKPLMCNECGKSFSKQTTLINHWRIHSGVKPFTCTECGKSFSQTANLTRHQKIHLGVKLFTCTECGKSFCQKADFIRHQRIHTGMKPYTCIECGRNFRQKANLSMHQTIHTGVKPFLCTVCGKSFRHKAYLIRHQRIHTGVPIINI; encoded by the coding sequence ATGCAACAtgagaaaaataataaagaaccTAGAACGTGTACAAGTACAGAGTATGGGAAAAGCTTGAGAATGGACTTGTGTCCTGCTTGTGACAAAATCTTCAACCAGGAAGAAAACTTGACAAGAAATGCACAGTTCCACAGAGAAAGGCCTGTTTCAGGTGTGGCTTGTAAGAAAAGCTTCAGTCACAGGAAAGCGCGTACAGAATATAAAAAAACTCATACTGGCATAGAATCAGTCACATCTACTAAGAGTAAAAATACGGTTTGTAGGAAGATAAACCTCTCAAAATACCAGAAACTTCAGAAAGATGAGAAACTATATACTTCTTCTGACTGTTGTAAAAATTTCAGTTGGAATGGAATCCATTCAGGGGTGAAACCATTTTCATCTATTGACTCTGTTAAAAGCGTCACTGAAAAAGATGGCATCATACTTCATCAGAGAAGGAGCACTGGGGTGAAAcgatttaaatgttctgaatgcggTAAAAGCTTCAGTGAGAAGGGTAATTTTAATATGCACCGAATAatccatacaggagtgaaaccattttcatgtattgagtgtggtaaaagcttcaatcagaaGTCTaatctcacaaaacaccagagaatccattcgggtgtgaaactatttacatgtactgagtgtggaaaAAGTTTCTATCAGAAAGCACACCTCAAAGTACaccaaagaatccacactggagttaAACCATATACATGTAAagattgtggtaaaagcttcagtgagAAGGGGAACCTTACCATGCATcaaagaatacacacaggagttaAATTATTTACCTGTACTGAGTGTGGCAAAAGTTTCAATCAGAAGGCACACCTCaaaatgcaccagagaatccacactggtCTGAAACCATTAATGTGTAATGAGTGTGgcaaaagctttagtaaacagacaACCCTTATAAATCATTGGAGAATCCattcaggagtaaaaccatttacatgtactgagtgtggtaaaagcttcagtcagacagCAAATCTCACAAGGCACCAGAAAATCCATTTGGGAGTGAaactatttacatgcactgagtgtggtaaaagtttctgTCAGAAGGCAGACTTCATaaggcaccagagaatccacactggaatGAAACCATATACGTGTATTGAGTGTGGAAGAAATTTCAGGCAGAAAGCAAATCTTAGCATGCACCAGACAATCCACACTGGAGTGAAACCATTTTTATGTACagtgtgtggtaaaagcttccgtCACAAAGCATACTTGATAAGGCAtcaaagaatccacacaggagttcCAATAATCAACATTTGA